The Nitrospira tepida genome includes a window with the following:
- a CDS encoding YqgE/AlgH family protein yields the protein MAEPAREAEMKELFQKAPLGKGIFLVASPALRDPNFRQTVVLLCEHSAEGALGFVVNRPTAMGLSEVLPQIPILEGQRHVLFSGGPVQTNQVMVLYRLQNLPDGSHHVFDGVFLGGDFKLLDQILTSENTTERFRAYAGYSGWGPGQLENEMQSGSWITLPADPALVFETDPAKVWAEILRSLGEPFRIYAEMPFDPNLN from the coding sequence GTGGCAGAGCCGGCGCGTGAGGCTGAAATGAAGGAATTGTTTCAAAAGGCTCCGCTCGGGAAGGGGATCTTCCTGGTCGCTTCGCCGGCTCTGCGCGATCCCAATTTCCGCCAAACAGTCGTGCTGCTCTGCGAACACAGCGCCGAAGGGGCGCTCGGATTTGTCGTGAATCGGCCGACGGCCATGGGTCTGTCGGAAGTCTTGCCCCAGATCCCGATTCTGGAGGGGCAGCGCCATGTGTTGTTTTCGGGCGGGCCGGTGCAGACCAACCAGGTCATGGTGCTCTATCGGCTCCAGAATTTGCCGGACGGCAGCCACCATGTCTTCGATGGCGTCTTTCTCGGCGGCGACTTCAAGTTGCTCGATCAGATCTTGACGAGCGAGAACACGACCGAGCGGTTTCGGGCCTACGCGGGCTACTCCGGGTGGGGGCCCGGGCAGTTGGAGAATGAAATGCAGTCCGGCTCCTGGATCACGCTGCCGGCCGATCCGGCGCTGGTCTTCGAGACCGATCCGGCGAAGGTGTGGGCCGAGATTCTCCGTTCGCTGGGCGAGCCGTTCAGGATTTACGCTGAGATGCCGTTCGATCCTAATCTGAATTAG
- a CDS encoding nitrilase-related carbon-nitrogen hydrolase — protein sequence MRVGYLQFDPIFAEVKRNLDRVAERLSRETCDLMVLPELFASGYQFVSETEVRALAEPVPDGPTTQRLVEIARERNMHLAAGLPERGTDGCYNSAVLVGPQGFIGLYRKTHLFFEETLWFRPGNTGFQVWDLGVAKVGLMVCFDWYYPESARTLALKGAEIICHPSNLVLPHCPDAMVTRSLENRVFAITANRIGTEARGGKPPMTFIGNSEVVTPRGKILQRAPRDREEAAVIEIDPAEAANKALNPYNDLLKDRRVELYNPS from the coding sequence ATGCGCGTCGGGTATCTTCAGTTCGATCCGATCTTCGCCGAGGTGAAGCGCAACCTCGACCGGGTCGCGGAGCGTCTGAGCCGCGAGACCTGCGACCTGATGGTGTTGCCCGAATTGTTCGCCTCGGGTTATCAGTTTGTCTCGGAGACCGAGGTGCGGGCGCTGGCCGAACCGGTTCCGGATGGTCCGACCACTCAACGATTGGTCGAAATTGCCCGCGAACGGAACATGCACCTGGCGGCGGGACTGCCGGAGCGCGGGACGGACGGCTGTTACAATTCCGCCGTGCTGGTCGGGCCGCAAGGCTTCATCGGCCTCTATCGAAAGACGCATCTGTTTTTTGAAGAGACCCTGTGGTTTCGCCCGGGGAATACCGGGTTTCAGGTATGGGATCTCGGGGTGGCGAAAGTCGGCCTGATGGTCTGTTTCGATTGGTATTACCCCGAGTCCGCCCGCACCCTTGCTCTCAAGGGGGCGGAGATCATTTGCCATCCCTCGAACCTCGTCTTGCCCCATTGTCCGGACGCCATGGTGACGCGCAGCCTGGAGAACCGGGTGTTCGCGATTACCGCCAACCGCATCGGCACGGAGGCCAGGGGCGGGAAGCCTCCAATGACCTTCATTGGGAACAGCGAGGTCGTCACGCCGCGGGGCAAGATCCTCCAACGCGCGCCCCGCGACCGAGAGGAGGCGGCGGTGATCGAGATCGATCCGGCGGAGGCGGCCAACAAGGCGTTGAATCCGTATAACGACCTGCTCAAGGATCGCCGGGTGGAACTGTACAATCCCTCGTGA
- the smbP gene encoding small metal-binding protein SmbP gives MNKITVMALGAFALLAAPVASNLALAAANPHVAEALDHAKGAVTHGQENHAGEVVKHAEEALKHAQAAQKDMKNPHLDEGVKHLKEAIEHGKAGHADVATKHAEGAVTHLSEVK, from the coding sequence ATGAATAAGATCACGGTCATGGCTCTGGGAGCCTTCGCGCTTCTGGCGGCTCCTGTCGCATCGAACCTGGCGCTGGCGGCGGCGAATCCGCATGTGGCGGAGGCGCTCGATCATGCCAAGGGCGCGGTCACGCATGGACAAGAAAACCATGCCGGGGAAGTCGTGAAACATGCGGAGGAAGCCCTCAAACATGCGCAAGCGGCTCAAAAGGACATGAAGAATCCTCACTTGGATGAGGGCGTGAAGCATTTGAAGGAAGCCATCGAGCACGGCAAGGCCGGGCATGCCGACGTGGCGACCAAACATGCCGAGGGCGCGGTGACGCACCTGTCCGAAGTCAAGTAA
- a CDS encoding sulfurtransferase: MNHPYLIDTETLQQNLGRPGLVVLDVRGKAAYEFGGHIPGAVHSTWHEYSDPKAVAKGVLDPDISKLEQKIRTLGINNESDIVIYSNPFDNWGDEGRMFWMLTYLGHTHLRILDGGWVKWVEERRPYEYGRPSVAPGNFRATVNPDVSILKDDLKRLVKGPEAKRLTILDARSLEEYLGKEMVGIPRPGHIPGALNVPWNAFLNPDATLKSPEKIKAVLEEKGLADAADIICYCTGGVRSGWLWFVLKVLGYPKVRNYAGSWWEWSRDFAAPVEKDARGLQHVLGQDESVRPS, encoded by the coding sequence ATGAATCATCCCTACCTGATCGACACCGAAACCTTGCAGCAGAATCTGGGACGGCCGGGGTTAGTCGTGCTGGATGTCCGCGGAAAGGCCGCCTACGAATTCGGCGGGCATATTCCGGGCGCCGTCCATTCGACCTGGCACGAGTACAGCGATCCAAAGGCGGTCGCCAAGGGAGTGCTGGACCCGGACATCTCCAAGCTTGAGCAGAAGATCCGGACGCTCGGCATCAACAACGAGAGCGACATCGTCATCTACTCGAATCCCTTCGACAACTGGGGCGACGAAGGGCGGATGTTCTGGATGCTCACCTACCTCGGGCATACCCACCTTCGCATTCTGGACGGTGGATGGGTGAAGTGGGTGGAGGAGCGTCGCCCTTACGAGTACGGGCGTCCGTCGGTTGCTCCGGGAAATTTCAGGGCCACGGTCAATCCGGACGTGAGTATTCTCAAAGACGATCTCAAACGCCTTGTCAAAGGCCCTGAGGCGAAACGGCTCACGATCCTCGATGCGCGGAGCCTGGAGGAGTACTTGGGCAAGGAGATGGTGGGCATTCCAAGACCCGGCCATATCCCGGGCGCGCTGAACGTGCCCTGGAACGCGTTCCTCAATCCCGATGCCACGCTCAAGAGTCCGGAGAAGATCAAGGCCGTGCTGGAAGAGAAAGGCCTGGCCGATGCGGCGGATATCATCTGCTATTGCACGGGAGGCGTCCGCTCGGGATGGCTGTGGTTTGTGCTGAAAGTGCTGGGGTACCCGAAGGTGAGAAACTATGCCGGGTCCTGGTGGGAATGGAGCCGCGACTTTGCCGCGCCGGTGGAGAAGGATGCCAGGGGCTTGCAACATGTGCTGGGGCAAGACGAGTCGGTCCGGCCTTCTTGA
- a CDS encoding multiheme c-type cytochrome has protein sequence MTRWMKIALAGLGLAGLAYFYYTEIKPVVIFGLRDDYARAIPYQAVPAGLDSLKAESCGTCHREIYEEWKSSIHAQAYDDPFFQAYWAKDKHIWVCLNCHTPLENQQPTLIKEIPRGRVERAVQEVNPRFDPDYQKEAITCAACHVRDGVIHGPYEDSAAPHPTKFDPSFRTAQICYRCHNVVSGPAQFYNVGPCGTYAEYEGKYFMQERGFICQSCHMPEVDRPVADGSPIRRGRRHLWRGGHDPDMIKRAVAVEVTAEPRRPKPGDNVTFTLTLVNAGAGHKIPTGDPDRHFTVEFDVEDASGRVVAHQQDTMGRWILWQPAILELYDNRLLPLASRDYRFRQKFPGGAERLTVKARVRYHILTDGQHEMLTKKYGLTADDPYSFVIYERAFPLTDDLPGLLQAASGSDTQACRADGKAAG, from the coding sequence ATGACTCGCTGGATGAAGATCGCGCTGGCGGGGTTGGGCCTCGCCGGGCTGGCGTACTTCTATTACACGGAGATCAAGCCGGTGGTGATCTTTGGTCTCCGCGACGACTATGCCCGCGCGATTCCCTATCAGGCGGTCCCGGCCGGGTTGGACAGCCTCAAGGCCGAATCCTGCGGGACCTGCCATCGGGAGATCTATGAGGAATGGAAGAGCAGCATCCACGCGCAGGCGTATGACGATCCGTTCTTTCAGGCCTACTGGGCAAAGGACAAGCACATTTGGGTCTGCCTCAACTGCCACACGCCGCTGGAAAACCAACAGCCGACCTTGATCAAGGAGATTCCCAGGGGACGCGTCGAACGGGCGGTGCAGGAGGTCAATCCGCGGTTCGATCCGGACTATCAAAAGGAGGCCATCACCTGCGCCGCCTGCCATGTCCGCGACGGGGTCATTCATGGACCCTACGAAGATTCCGCCGCGCCGCATCCCACCAAGTTCGATCCGAGCTTTCGCACGGCGCAGATCTGTTATCGCTGCCATAATGTCGTGTCCGGGCCGGCCCAGTTCTACAACGTGGGACCCTGCGGCACCTATGCCGAATATGAAGGCAAGTATTTCATGCAGGAGCGGGGATTCATCTGTCAGAGCTGTCACATGCCGGAAGTGGACCGTCCGGTGGCCGACGGATCGCCGATCCGGCGGGGCCGCCGGCACCTCTGGCGAGGCGGGCACGATCCCGACATGATCAAACGGGCCGTTGCGGTCGAGGTCACGGCTGAACCTCGTCGGCCCAAGCCGGGCGATAACGTGACCTTCACCCTGACTCTGGTCAATGCCGGCGCGGGCCATAAGATTCCGACTGGCGATCCGGACCGGCATTTCACCGTGGAGTTCGACGTGGAGGACGCGAGCGGGCGGGTGGTTGCGCACCAACAGGACACGATGGGGCGCTGGATCCTCTGGCAACCGGCCATCCTGGAGTTGTACGATAACCGCCTGTTGCCGCTGGCCAGTCGGGACTACCGATTCCGCCAGAAGTTCCCGGGCGGGGCGGAGCGGCTGACGGTGAAGGCCCGTGTGCGGTACCATATCCTCACGGACGGGCAGCATGAGATGCTGACGAAGAAATATGGCTTGACCGCCGATGATCCCTATTCCTTCGTGATCTATGAGCGGGCATTTCCTTTAACCGACGACTTGCCCGGCCTGCTCCAGGCCGCGTCAGGCTCCGACACCCAGGCCTGTCGCGCCGATGGCAAGGCCGCAGGGTAA
- a CDS encoding histone deacetylase family protein, producing MARTGFVSDPQYLEHDMGCGHPESPDRLRAITRQLESTGVMDRLVRIQPRPAEDRWITEIHSQSYVAGLKHRSPSSGRVQLDPDTSISPGSLQAAYLAAGGALAACDAVLDNQIEHAFCAVRPPGHHAEHNRAMGFCLFNNVAVAARYLQKRHGIGRVLIVDWDVHHGNGTQQSFYEDDSILFFSTHQYPHYPGTGRATESGAGPGAGYTINVPLSGGEGDEEYEAVFREVLVPAADRFEPEFVIISAGFDAHRDDPLASMGLTERGYASLTGIVAEIAAKHARKRILSCLEGGYHLPALAASVEAHLLALLAA from the coding sequence ATGGCGCGAACCGGCTTCGTTTCCGATCCACAATACTTAGAGCACGACATGGGATGCGGCCATCCGGAGTCTCCCGACCGTCTCCGCGCCATCACCAGGCAACTCGAATCGACCGGGGTGATGGATCGGTTGGTCCGCATTCAGCCGCGACCGGCGGAAGATCGGTGGATTACGGAGATCCATTCCCAGTCCTATGTTGCTGGGCTCAAGCACAGGTCACCCTCGTCCGGCCGAGTCCAGCTCGATCCCGACACGTCCATCTCGCCCGGGTCGCTCCAGGCCGCCTACCTGGCGGCCGGCGGGGCCTTGGCCGCCTGCGATGCTGTGCTGGACAACCAGATCGAGCATGCGTTCTGCGCTGTCCGGCCTCCCGGCCACCATGCGGAACACAACCGCGCGATGGGGTTCTGCCTGTTCAACAACGTCGCGGTGGCGGCCCGATACCTCCAGAAGCGGCACGGCATCGGCCGGGTGCTGATCGTGGATTGGGACGTGCACCATGGAAACGGCACGCAACAGAGTTTTTACGAGGATGATTCGATTCTGTTCTTCAGCACGCATCAATATCCGCATTATCCGGGAACCGGCCGTGCGACCGAGTCCGGAGCCGGACCAGGGGCCGGCTATACGATCAATGTGCCCCTATCGGGCGGGGAGGGGGACGAGGAATACGAGGCCGTGTTTCGCGAGGTGCTGGTCCCCGCGGCCGACCGGTTCGAGCCGGAGTTCGTCATCATCTCCGCGGGGTTCGATGCGCATCGGGATGATCCGCTGGCCAGCATGGGGCTGACGGAACGGGGCTATGCCTCATTGACCGGCATCGTGGCCGAGATCGCCGCGAAGCATGCCCGGAAACGAATCCTGTCCTGCCTTGAAGGCGGCTATCATCTCCCGGCCCTGGCGGCCTCGGTCGAGGCGCATCTGCTTGCGTTGTTGGCTGCATGA
- a CDS encoding tetratricopeptide repeat protein, with the protein MLRSAPDRNRRNGFTARQEDRVPNPRIEPLKKVLAIDPNDEVAWFGLGKAYMDDGNWDAAVESLESCIRVKPAYSAAYLALAQSLQKLARLDRCREICRQGIEVSTKNGDAMVTKNLEALLQTIG; encoded by the coding sequence ATGCTACGGTCTGCGCCGGATCGAAACCGCCGTAACGGCTTCACAGCGAGACAGGAGGACCGCGTGCCCAATCCCCGCATCGAACCATTGAAGAAGGTGCTCGCGATCGACCCGAACGACGAGGTGGCCTGGTTCGGACTGGGGAAGGCCTACATGGACGATGGCAATTGGGACGCGGCGGTCGAATCGCTGGAGAGTTGCATCCGTGTCAAACCGGCCTATTCCGCAGCCTACCTCGCCCTGGCCCAATCGCTTCAGAAACTTGCGCGGCTGGATCGTTGCAGGGAGATCTGCCGGCAGGGCATCGAGGTGTCCACCAAGAACGGCGACGCGATGGTCACCAAGAATCTCGAAGCACTTCTCCAGACGATCGGATGA
- a CDS encoding M3 family oligoendopeptidase: MSRTPPSYGDQWTLSDLFPQGEQDVGRSLRKLEELAAQFESFRETLSPDLSTASFRNVLDLSEQIATISTTIGAHAYLWYSENTKDAKARSHKATVEQRLAALQNRLLFFDLWWQGLDETNAHRLREAAGDLRYHLDTIRRFSPHTLSEREEQVINLKNTTGRTALTTLYEIVTNGFSFTLTVKGKRRTLNREQLSAFVRSPHARHREAAYRELYRVFETQRDLLGETYKMLVNDWKTEQLDLRKFAAPLSVRNLQNDVPDGAVTALLSVCTKNALVFQHYFKLKARLCGLPRMTRYHIYAPVRTAEKRFRYQDAVRLVLEAYRSFSPHLADLAEQVFKERHVHARTQPGKMGGAYCYSIVPGMTPYVLLNFTGEAREVATMAHELGHAVHGMMAAKHSVFTFHSTLPLAETASVFGERILSDSLLQQERNQQVKQGLLMAQLDDAYATIMRQAYFVQFERSAHDLIAQGATVQEVAAEYLRLLREQLGTAVPVPKEFQWEWLTIPHIYASPFYCYAYSFGNLLVLALYRMYKEEGQAFIPRYLNLLATGGSQSPDQILRSVGVDMSSEAFWQSGFDTLKEMVTDLEKTIS; the protein is encoded by the coding sequence ATGTCCCGGACACCGCCCTCCTATGGAGATCAATGGACTCTCTCCGATCTGTTTCCGCAGGGAGAACAGGATGTCGGCCGGTCGCTGCGCAAGCTGGAAGAGCTGGCGGCGCAATTCGAATCCTTCCGAGAAACCTTGTCTCCCGACCTGTCCACCGCCTCGTTTCGCAACGTCCTCGACCTGAGCGAACAGATCGCCACCATTTCCACGACGATCGGGGCCCATGCCTACCTGTGGTATTCGGAAAACACCAAGGATGCCAAGGCCCGCTCCCATAAGGCCACCGTCGAACAGCGGCTCGCCGCGCTTCAGAATCGCCTGCTATTTTTCGATCTCTGGTGGCAGGGCCTGGACGAGACGAACGCCCATCGTCTGCGCGAGGCGGCGGGAGATCTGCGCTATCACCTGGATACGATCCGGCGCTTCAGTCCCCACACGCTGTCGGAGCGGGAAGAGCAGGTCATCAACCTGAAGAACACGACCGGTCGCACGGCCTTGACCACGCTCTACGAGATCGTGACGAACGGGTTCTCCTTCACGCTGACCGTGAAGGGGAAGCGGCGCACGCTCAACCGGGAGCAACTCTCCGCCTTCGTGCGCAGCCCCCACGCGCGCCATCGCGAGGCGGCCTACCGAGAACTGTACCGGGTATTCGAAACACAACGCGACCTGTTGGGCGAAACCTACAAGATGTTGGTGAACGATTGGAAGACCGAGCAACTCGATCTTCGCAAGTTTGCGGCGCCGCTCAGCGTCCGCAATCTCCAGAACGACGTGCCCGATGGCGCGGTGACCGCGTTGCTCTCCGTCTGCACCAAGAACGCGCTGGTGTTTCAGCACTACTTTAAGCTCAAAGCCCGTCTCTGCGGTCTCCCGCGGATGACTCGTTACCACATCTATGCGCCGGTGCGAACGGCGGAGAAACGGTTCCGTTACCAGGACGCGGTGCGCTTGGTTCTGGAGGCCTACCGTTCGTTCTCGCCGCACCTGGCCGACCTGGCGGAGCAGGTGTTCAAGGAGCGTCATGTCCATGCCCGCACGCAGCCCGGCAAGATGGGGGGCGCCTATTGCTACAGCATCGTGCCGGGCATGACTCCCTACGTGCTGCTGAATTTCACCGGGGAGGCCCGCGAGGTCGCGACCATGGCCCACGAGTTGGGACATGCGGTCCATGGGATGATGGCGGCCAAGCATTCGGTCTTTACGTTTCACTCCACGTTGCCGCTAGCGGAGACCGCTTCCGTGTTCGGCGAGCGCATCCTGTCCGACTCCCTCCTCCAGCAGGAACGCAACCAACAGGTGAAACAGGGACTGCTGATGGCCCAGCTCGACGACGCCTACGCCACGATCATGCGCCAGGCCTATTTCGTCCAGTTCGAGCGTTCGGCGCACGACTTGATCGCCCAAGGCGCGACCGTGCAAGAGGTGGCGGCCGAGTATCTACGGCTGTTGCGGGAACAACTGGGGACGGCGGTGCCGGTCCCGAAGGAATTTCAGTGGGAATGGTTGACGATTCCCCACATCTATGCCAGCCCTTTCTATTGTTATGCCTACAGTTTCGGCAACCTGCTCGTGCTGGCGCTGTATCGGATGTACAAGGAGGAGGGCCAAGCCTTCATCCCGCGCTATCTCAACCTGCTGGCGACCGGAGGGTCCCAATCGCCGGACCAGATCCTTCGATCGGTCGGGGTGGACATGTCCTCCGAGGCCTTTTGGCAATCCGGATTCGACACCCTGAAGGAAATGGTGACCGATCTCGAAAAGACGATCTCGTAA
- a CDS encoding flavodoxin family protein: MKPARAAVLLIIALAGYFLFEAGHSPLDAWAHEAGRPITVLVTYHSGTGHTEKMARGVVEGAKSLAGTTVVVKQVELVTAEDLFSADALVVGSPVYWSNMAGPVKTFIDNWQFKFGVWPDLKLKNKVGAAFATGGQVSSGKELTMLGILAAMLGNQMIVVSGGGAFGASATTEGDSPGIDDKELAAAKELGRRVAEVTHLVVRGRSEP; encoded by the coding sequence GTGAAGCCCGCTCGCGCTGCCGTCCTATTGATCATCGCCCTGGCCGGTTATTTCCTGTTCGAGGCCGGCCACTCGCCTCTTGACGCCTGGGCGCATGAGGCCGGCCGTCCCATTACCGTTCTCGTCACCTACCATTCCGGAACCGGTCACACCGAAAAAATGGCCCGTGGCGTTGTGGAAGGGGCGAAAAGCCTGGCGGGGACGACCGTCGTCGTCAAACAGGTCGAGCTGGTGACGGCCGAGGACCTCTTCTCCGCGGACGCGCTGGTCGTGGGCTCGCCGGTCTATTGGTCGAACATGGCCGGGCCGGTCAAAACCTTCATCGACAATTGGCAGTTCAAGTTCGGCGTCTGGCCCGATCTCAAGCTGAAGAATAAGGTCGGAGCGGCCTTCGCCACCGGCGGGCAGGTCTCGAGCGGCAAAGAACTGACGATGCTCGGCATCCTCGCCGCCATGCTGGGGAATCAGATGATCGTGGTCAGCGGGGGCGGGGCCTTCGGGGCGTCGGCGACGACCGAGGGCGACAGTCCCGGAATCGACGACAAAGAACTGGCTGCGGCAAAAGAGCTGGGGCGTCGAGTGGCCGAAGTGACACACCTCGTCGTCCGCGGGCGATCCGAGCCATAA
- a CDS encoding DUF192 domain-containing protein: protein MLPFHRHRFAHLVSTLALSLALAPLFGMSETAAAAEFLLPIRTPSGATIQAELADTPQKRAMGLMYRESLPENHGMLFIFGEAQPWTFWMKNTRMPLDIIWLNEHKTIVHIEANAPICTRTDNGCPQYQSNEPAMYVLELAGGRAQALKLKKGVKLQFP from the coding sequence ATGTTGCCATTTCACCGTCATCGATTCGCCCATCTGGTTTCTACGCTTGCGCTTTCCTTGGCCCTTGCGCCGCTCTTCGGCATGAGCGAGACTGCGGCGGCCGCAGAGTTCCTGCTGCCCATCCGGACTCCTTCAGGAGCGACCATCCAGGCCGAGTTGGCCGACACGCCGCAGAAGCGGGCCATGGGCCTCATGTACCGAGAGTCGCTTCCCGAGAACCATGGGATGCTCTTCATCTTCGGAGAGGCGCAACCCTGGACCTTTTGGATGAAGAACACCAGGATGCCGCTGGACATCATTTGGCTGAACGAGCACAAAACCATCGTGCATATCGAGGCGAATGCCCCGATCTGTACAAGAACCGACAACGGCTGCCCTCAGTATCAATCGAACGAGCCAGCGATGTATGTCTTGGAACTGGCGGGAGGACGCGCGCAGGCGCTCAAGCTCAAGAAGGGCGTGAAACTCCAGTTTCCCTGA
- a CDS encoding RelA/SpoT family protein produces the protein MPYETITDIDALIARLQSYYADADVNLIRKAYDYSAKAHEGQTRKSGEPYLHHPLAVAGILTALKSDEHAIVAGLLHDTLEDTLATHQELERQFGKEIVRLVEGVTKIGKIPFKNYEEKQAENFRKMVLSMADDIRVVLVKLADRLHNMRTLQHHRATKQQEIAQETLEIYAPLANRLGIGWLKNELEDLCLRYLKPDVYEMLVQKVAKRDEDRQQYIQEVIQVVKQALDEAALPGEVHGRPKHLYGIYQKMQKQSISFEEVYDLTGIRILTDTKMNCYGILGLIHSLWRPVPGRFKDYIAIPKSNLYQSLHTTVVGPKGEHVEFQIRTEEMHRVAEQGIAAHWKYKEQGAVDERDSKAFSWLHQFVEWHQDLPDNRQFMDSVKLDLFHDVVYVFTPKGMVKELPRGSTPVDFAYAIHTEIGNHCIGAKVNGKIVPLKYQLQSGDAVEILTSSTQVPHKDWLKFVRTSRAKAKIKHWIKVEEDRRSAEIGRRLLEVELKKHNIAPAQLLKSEQFTEVARASGYDSADDLVAAVGYGRVASSQVVSRLLPQGTEEPQRTVQEPAASTKAGGPKSDEKGVKVRGARDLLMQLSRCCNPVPGDRILGYITRGRGLTIHAVGCPNLDALDYDRDRLVEVDWDTSVPSTHDVKISVLAVDRPGVLANVSSSIAGCNANISRAEITTREDRKAVLNFVIEVTDTDHLSKVLQAVERVEGVISAKRLRAWQDHRTSA, from the coding sequence ATGCCCTACGAAACCATCACGGACATCGATGCGCTGATCGCCCGGCTGCAGAGCTACTATGCCGACGCGGACGTCAATTTGATCCGCAAGGCCTATGACTACTCGGCCAAGGCGCACGAAGGCCAGACGCGGAAGTCCGGGGAACCTTACCTACATCACCCGCTCGCCGTGGCGGGCATTCTCACCGCCTTGAAGAGCGACGAGCATGCAATCGTCGCCGGCCTGCTGCACGACACGCTCGAAGACACCCTCGCGACGCATCAGGAGTTGGAACGCCAGTTCGGCAAGGAGATCGTCCGGCTGGTCGAGGGGGTCACCAAGATCGGCAAGATCCCCTTCAAGAACTACGAGGAAAAGCAGGCGGAGAACTTCCGCAAGATGGTGCTCTCTATGGCGGACGACATCCGGGTCGTCCTGGTGAAGCTTGCCGACCGCCTGCACAACATGCGGACCCTCCAGCATCACCGGGCGACCAAGCAGCAGGAGATCGCCCAGGAAACGCTCGAAATCTATGCGCCGCTCGCGAATCGTCTCGGCATCGGATGGTTGAAGAACGAGCTGGAAGACCTCTGCCTGCGCTATCTCAAGCCCGATGTCTACGAAATGCTGGTCCAGAAGGTCGCCAAGCGGGACGAGGACCGCCAGCAGTACATTCAGGAAGTGATCCAGGTGGTGAAGCAGGCATTGGACGAGGCTGCGCTCCCGGGGGAGGTGCACGGCCGGCCCAAGCATCTCTACGGCATCTACCAGAAGATGCAGAAGCAGAGCATTTCGTTCGAGGAGGTCTATGATCTGACCGGGATCCGCATCCTGACCGACACCAAGATGAATTGCTACGGCATCCTGGGGTTGATCCATTCCCTCTGGCGTCCGGTGCCGGGCCGCTTCAAGGACTACATCGCCATTCCGAAATCGAACCTGTACCAGTCGCTTCACACGACCGTCGTGGGGCCGAAGGGGGAGCACGTCGAATTTCAGATCCGCACGGAGGAGATGCACCGGGTGGCGGAACAGGGCATCGCCGCCCATTGGAAATACAAGGAGCAGGGGGCGGTCGATGAGAGGGACAGCAAGGCCTTCAGTTGGCTGCATCAATTCGTCGAGTGGCATCAGGACCTGCCCGACAACCGGCAGTTCATGGATTCCGTCAAGCTCGACCTCTTCCACGACGTGGTCTACGTCTTCACGCCGAAAGGCATGGTCAAGGAATTGCCCCGCGGGTCTACGCCGGTCGATTTCGCCTACGCCATCCATACCGAGATCGGCAACCACTGCATCGGCGCCAAGGTGAACGGCAAGATCGTGCCGCTGAAATACCAACTGCAAAGCGGCGACGCGGTGGAGATCCTGACTTCATCGACGCAGGTGCCGCACAAGGATTGGCTCAAGTTTGTGCGGACCTCGCGGGCCAAGGCCAAGATCAAACATTGGATCAAGGTCGAGGAGGATCGGCGCAGCGCCGAGATCGGTCGGCGGTTGTTGGAAGTGGAGCTGAAGAAACACAATATCGCCCCGGCGCAGCTCCTCAAGTCCGAGCAGTTCACGGAGGTCGCGCGGGCGTCCGGTTATGACTCGGCCGACGACCTGGTGGCGGCGGTCGGCTACGGGCGGGTGGCGAGCTCGCAAGTCGTGAGCCGTCTCCTTCCCCAGGGAACGGAGGAGCCGCAACGAACGGTCCAGGAGCCGGCCGCCTCGACGAAGGCCGGCGGTCCGAAGAGCGACGAAAAGGGCGTCAAGGTCAGGGGGGCGCGCGATCTGCTCATGCAGTTGTCGCGCTGCTGCAATCCGGTGCCGGGCGACCGCATTCTCGGCTATATCACGAGAGGCCGCGGACTGACCATCCACGCCGTGGGCTGCCCGAATCTCGATGCGTTGGACTATGACCGCGATCGGCTGGTCGAGGTGGATTGGGACACGTCGGTGCCCAGCACGCACGACGTGAAGATTTCCGTCTTGGCGGTGGACCGGCCGGGGGTGTTGGCCAACGTGTCCTCCTCCATTGCCGGGTGCAACGCCAACATCAGCCGCGCGGAGATCACGACCAGGGAAGACCGGAAGGCCGTCTTGAACTTCGTGATCGAGGTGACGGATACGGACCACCTGAGCAAGGTGCTGCAGGCGGTCGAGCGGGTGGAGGGCGTGATTTCTGCCAAACGCCTGCGCGCCTGGCAAGACCACCGGACTTCGGCGTAG